The Flammeovirga yaeyamensis genome segment CGTCGCCTTCTTATGAGGACTATGTAGCTACAGATACTCAAGTGAGGGAATTAGCTAAAAATTGGACAACAAAATAAAAAATAAAATCATAGCACAGCGCTATGTTTCAATAGATATATGGATGCATTAGTTATGGCGGCTCAGCTTATCGCGGGGCTATCAATATTAGTTGGTATTCACGAATTTGGTCACTTTGCAGCGGCAAAGATTTTTAAAATTCGTGTCAATAAATTTTACTTATTCTTTGACTTTCTTTTTCCTTTCCCAAACCTTCTTAAGTTTTCTATTTTTAAGTTTAAAAAAGGAGATACAGAATATGGTCTAGGATGGTTCCCAATGGGTGGCTATGTGGATATTGCAGGAATGATTGATGAATCAAAAGGTGCGGATGATCTAGAAAGTGTTCCACAACCTTGGGAATTCAGAACGAAGCCAGCCTGGCAGAGGTTAATCGTAATGATGGGTGGTATTATCATGAATGTAATCACTGGTATTGTGATCTTCATTGGTATGAATTATCACAACGGAGAAACTTATATTCCTATTGAAGAAGTAAACAAATATGGTGTTTATGCTTCTAAACTAGGAGAGAAAATCGGTATCCGTACAGGCGATAAAATTATTAATGCCAATGGTGAAAAAGTAACTAGATACAGCGACATCACTGATGGAGACTTTTTCTTTGCTGATGATAACTACTTGACTGTTCTTAGAGATGGCAAAGAGGTTAAAGTAGTCTTCCCTAAAGAGACGATCGATTGGATGAGTGATAAGGAGTTCGAAAATATGCGTTACGTATATCCAAGATATCCTTTCAAAGTAAAAAGACTATTAGAAGGATATCCTGCAGAACAAGCCGGGCTTAAAGAAGGAGACGAACCTATAGCTATTAACGGTGTTGATGTCCCTTACTTCTTTGAATTTACCGAAGAGTTATCAAAGTATAAAGAAAAAGAAGTGACACTATCCGTTAAAAGAGGAGATCAAATTGTTGATCTTAAATTAGCAGTTAACGAAAATGGGAAAGTCGGTTTTGAACCACAGTTTAATATAAAATTTGAATCTCATCCTTACACATTAGAAGAAGCAATTCCTGTAGGAACAAAACAGGCCTTCAATGTTATTATTCTTCAAATAAAAGGATTCGCAAAAATATTTAAAGGAGAAGTTTCTGCAAGTAAATCTATTCAAAGCCCAATTGGGATGGCGAAGATATATGGTTCTGTTTGGGATTGGAATAGATTCTGGACATTAACCGGATTATTATCTATGGTCTTGGCATTTATGAACTTCTTGCCTATTCCTGCTTTAGATGGTGGCCATGTAGTTTTCTTGACTTACGAAATGATCACTAGAAAGAAACCTTCAGAAAAAGTATTGATGGTGGCACAACAAATAGGAATGTTGCTACTATTGTCAATAATGATATTTGCTTTTGGAAACGATATATTTAAGTTATTCCAATAAGAATTTTAAAGTATAAAAAAGTCCCTTTGATGTTTTATCAAAGGGACTTTTTTTATTTATAATCAAATAGTGTGGACCTCATCTTGAGCACTTTTGCTTCTGTATCTACGAGGTAGAATACAGTATGTGCTATATCTTCAGGGATACCTAATAATTCAGCTGCTTTTTCAGTGGCTTCCTTTTCTTTTTCTGGAAAATCAGCATCCGCATTGGCCATTTTTATAGCATTGTATAATAATGTACGCTGAAAATTAATGGTGACATCTACTTTTAAGTTATTCAGGACTTCCTCAAGATCCCCGTTAAGATAATCGTATTCGACGACTTGCTTAGCGATATGTTCAGGTGTTTCAGAAACCCTCACAAACTGATTCAAATACCAATCTTTTTCAGCATCAGATACTACTCCATCAGCACCTGCGATAATCATCAAAGCATACCCATAATTTAATTGAGTGTCTTCGCAAGTAAAACGAACGCCGAAAGTATTTCTTTCTAACACAGAAGCAGGCTTCATGTTTAGAGATTTCAAATCAGAAATAGGATGTGCTTCATCATCTTCAAGTTCAAAGAGAGATTTCCGAATCATCTCTAACGACTTTTCTGTATTTACTAAACCTTCAATAGTTTTAGCAATAAAGAAAGGTACGCCTAGCAATTCTGCAGCATTATGAACTGCTTCTTTTTCTTCCTTTGCATACACTTCGTCTGCTCTTGCCATCATTACAGCATCGTAGACTAATGTACGTCTATAGTTCATGGGAACATCAATATCAAGATTTTCAAGTTCATGTTTTAAATCGAAGTTGATAAAATCGAATTCTTTGATTTCTTGTTTCTGTTCCTCAGAAGCACCTACAATATCCAGAAAATCATTAAACACCCAATTCATTTCTTCTTCAGATACTTCTCCATCAGCTCCAGAAATAGCTAATAATATTTTCACGTAATTCATCCATGAATCTTTATCGACATCATTGCAGGAATGAATAACAGTAGCTAAAGGAGAGGCTTGTATAACCTCTTGAGTGGTTTGAATAATAGACATTTTGATAGAATCTTGTAGTTAATTATTCTACTAAAATTTAGTAAAGATTAATTGATATGCTTGCTTAATATTTTCTCTAATTCGAATTCAGGAAGTACGCCTGAGTTTCTCCACAAAATTTTGCCTTTATGAAATAAAATCAATGTAGGAATACTTCTCACCTGATACTTCATCATTGCTTTTTGATTATTGTCGGAGTTCACTTTGATTACTTTTAACTTGTCGCCCATTTTAGTTTTAATGGAACGAATCGTAGGTGCAATCATATGACAAGGTTGACACCAATCTGCATAGAAATCGACCAATACAGGTACTTCTGAGTTCTGTATCAAGTTACTAAATTTTGACATAATCTATATTTTTATTTTCTATTTCCACTTTTAATACATGATTTTCAAAGAATATATCCAAGACAATATCTCCGAATCAAATCACAATACAAATATATGAACTAATTTTCATATATTCATATATATAAATAAAAGAAAAGCTTCCACCACATCTTGTGTGATAGAAGCTTAAAATCATTTTAAAGAAATTTCTTCATCATGATGATCAAAGAATTTATATTCGGATAATGCTAAAGAAGAATCCTCAAAAATTTTGATCCATTTGAAATGATTAAAGAACCACTTCATTCTTCGAGAAGGGAATCCTCCAGTAAAGTAGGAATAGAGATACGGGTGAACGCCTAATTTTAATTTTTGACCATTCTGTTTCTCTAATAAATACATCACCTCTGCTTCAACTTGATCTGCAATTGCGATAGATGCTGTAATTTTTCCAGTACCGTTACACGTTGGACATTTCTCTTTCGTTACAATACTTAGTTCTGGCCTAACACGTTGTCTCGTGATTTGCATCAAGCCAAATTTACTCAACGGTAGAACTGTATGTTTCGAACGGTCCGCCTTCATTTCTTGCTTCATATGCTGATACAACTTCTGCTTGTGTTCAGCCTTCTTCATATCTATGAAGTCAATGACAATGATACCACCCATATCACGTAATCGTAATTGACGAGCGATTTCGGTAGCCGCTTCTAAGTTCACGTTGAATGCAGTAGCCTCTTGGTTATTCTCTGCATTCGACTTATTACCACTGTTAACATCAATAACATGTAGTGCTTCGGTATGTTCGATTACCAAATACCCTCCACTTCCTAAGCTAACAGTTTGACCAAAGAGTGTTTTTAGTTGCTTCTCGATACCTGTGTGTTCAAAAAGCTTGGTCTTTCCGGTATAGTGTTTAACAATTCCGGCTTTGTCTGGTTGAATTTGTTGGATGTATCTTCGAATTTCATCGTAAACATCTTTATCGTCTACAGTAATACTGTCGAACGACTCGTTAAGAATATCTCTTAACATAGAAGTGGCACGATTCATTTCTCCGATGACCTTTTCGCGTGGCTTAGCGACTTTCAGTTTTTCTACACCTTCTCCCCATTTAGTAACCAAATCTCTAAGGTCATTATTAAGTTCGGGTGCTTCTTGTCCTTCAGCAACTGTTCTAATAATTACACCGAAGTTTTCGGGTTTAATAGAATTTACAAGTTTAAGAAGTCTTCTTCTTTCACTCGCATCAGTAATTTTTTTGGATATGTTTACTGTGTTACTAAATGGAACTAATACTAAATATCTACCTGCCAACGATAGTTCACATGACAATCTAGGACCTTTTGTAGAAATTGGCTCTTTTACAACTTGTACCATAATCTTTTGATTTTGTTTCAGTACTTCGTTGATTTTTCCGAGCTTGTCAATTTCTGGTTCTAAACGAAACTGCTTCAAGTTTTCACTCACATGCTTATGATGTTTTCCTTGTGCCAACTTGATGTATTTCAATAGGGATCTCACTTTTGGACCTAAATCCAAGTAATGAAGAAAAGCGTCTTTATCATACCCAATGTCAATAAATGCAGCATTTAAGCCAGGTACTACTTTTCTTACTACTCCAAGATAGATATCTCCTACTTGAAATTTTGTTTCATCATTGTCATAATGAAGTTCTACCAGACCTTTATCTCGCATAAGGGCAATTCTACTTCCCTCTTGCGTTGAATTGATAACTAGTTCATTACTCAACTCAATAAAAGTTTAAGGTGGACAATAAATTAAATGTACATGCAAATATGCATGCGTATCTACGTTTAGATACTTTTGTTTCCTTTAAGATAAGGAAAAACCTTGTCCAAGAAAACTTGAGCAAGGTTCTGTTCTTTTGTAAGCTGCGACTAGAACATTACTTTTTCTTGTGTCTGTTCTTTCTAAGTCTTTTCTTTCTCTTGTGAGTCGCGATCTTATGTCTTTTTCTTTTCTTACCGCAAGGCATATTCTTACAGTTTAAATTGTTTGAAATCTTTTCTTTAACTCATCTGACAAACACATAGTTGTCCATCAAACGAGTGCGCAATTTAAGGGAAATTTTGGATAAAAACGAATATATCTCAAAATATTCCATTCTTATTTACATTAATTATCCCATTCTGCTAGAGTTTGTGTAGCAGAAAGGCGAATTTCCTCAGTATCAGCATTTTTACTGATGTATTTCATCTCTTCTATTGCTTCTTTATTTTTGCCCGAACTATTCAAAGCAATCGCCAAATAGAAACGAGATTCCATATCTTTAGGATACAATTCTTTTACTTTTTCAAAGCGTTCGATGGCCTTATCAAATTGACCGGATTGTATAGATAATATCCCTAAACTAGATAATGCTAGCTGATGCTCTGGATCTTTTGCCAACACTTCTCTAATCATAGTAATACCTTTCATTGGTGCTTCAGAAACAACATACGTCATACCAATTTTTACTTTTGCGTCAAGATCTTCACCATTGATATCAATATACTTTTGGTAATTTTCTCTTGCCAATTTTGCCATCTTAGCAGACTTCTGCTCGCTCATTGCAAAAGTAAAAGCTTGATAATACGCATCTGCCCCCTCTTTTAATTCTTCGATATTTTTGGTTTGACCGTATGATGCCAATTTCCAACCTGCAGCCTGATCGAATTTATTCATTCTGAATAAAAGTTCGTATGCAGTGTTAGCAATAGTTGATTTTTCACCGGATGCTTTAGCAGATGAAAAAGCGTGTTCTAAAGAGTCTAAAGTGTTTTGTGTATCTGCTGGAAGTTTATCATGTGCTCCCATCGCCGCATCTGTTTGATGATCATGATCGCTATGGTCATGTCCATCGTCTTCTGAATGTGTTTCTGCAGATGGTGCTGAATCTACTGATTCTGTATTATCAATAATTACAGCTTTTGGTAACAGTGCAAACAAGGCGATAAGTACTATACCTGAAAAAATGAGTATGTATTGTTTTTTTCCCATTGCCATTTTTGGTTTAAAAAAATTGTCCACCCTTTCTAAAAGAGTGGACAATTTATAAATTTCTAATCAATAAAGCTTAGTTTTCGTTGATCAAACGAACTTTGTCACTTCCTTTGATTTTTTCAACAAACTCTTTAGAAGGTTTGAAGCTTGGAATGAAGTGCTCAGGAATTGGAATGATCTCTCCTCTTGAGATATCTCTACCTTTTTTAGAAGCACGCTTCTTATTAACAAAGCTACCAAAACGACGGATGTAGATATTGTTACCTTCAGCCATTTTATCCTTCACAACGTTAAAGAAGTCTTCAAGAACTTGACCTACAATTTCCTTATCTACTTCTACCATTGTCGCTGCATTTGAAGTCTGTGCTTCTTGACGCTTCTCAATTTTTCTGAGAATTTCTGTGATTACTTCTGCTTTAGTCACTTTAGTGATATTTTTAATTTATAAGATTGCTCCCCCAATACTTCTCTCACAATGAGTGAAGTACCAAAAGGCCGTTAGCCTAAATTGTACTTACAAAGGTAATAATCAATACGTTAAAATAATAGTACTTTGCTATTATAAATTACTGATTAACAATTTATTAGATATTTTTCACAAAAAAAGGTTAGCCAACATCTCGTGTTAACTAACCTTCTATATTTAATGAATGTGGCGCCGACTTACTCTCCCGGGGGTTAACCCAGTACCATCAGCACTGTAGGGCTTAACTGCTCTGTTCGGAATGGGAAGAGGTGAACACCTACGTCATTGGCACCATCAATGTTTTAATATCATTGACTGTGAACAGTAAAAACTTTGTCAGTGCCCCCATCAGGGGACACCAACCGAAGAAAAGCTTTCGGGCGATTAGTACTTCTCAGCTTAATCCATCTCTGAACTTACACTTGAAGCCTATCAACGTCATCATCTATAACAACCCTCATAAGGAAATCTCATCTCGAGGTGGGTTTCGCGCTTAGATGCTTTCAGCGCTTATCCGCTCCACACATAGGTACCCGGCGATGCTCCTGGCGGAACAACCGGTACGCCAGAGGTGTGTCCAACTCGGTCCTCTCGTACTAAAGTCAGAGCCTCTCAAATTTCCAACGCCCGCAACAGATAGAGACCGAACTGTCTCACGACGTTCTGAACCCAGCTCGCGTGCCACTTTAATGGGCGAACAGCCCAACCCTTGGGACCTTCTCCAGCCCCAGGACGTGACGAGCCGACATCGAGGTGCCAAACCTCCCCGTCGATATGAGCTCTTGGGGGAGATCAGCCTGTTATCCCCAGAGTACCTTTTATCCTTTGAGCGATGGCCCTTCCATGCGGTACCACCGGATCACTATGTCCCACTTTCGTGCCTGGTCGAGATGTCTCTCTCGCAGTCAGGCTCCCTTATGCCATTGCGCTCTTCCGACGATTGCCGACCGTCGTGAGGGAACCTTGGAAAGCCTCCGTTACTCTTTTGGAGGCGACCACCCCAGTCAAACTACCCACCAAACAATGTCCGGGTTCAAAACCCGTTAGACCGTCGAACAGGAGAGGGCGGTATTTCAACAATGACTCCAAAACGCCTGGCGACGCTCCTTCACAGTCTCCCGCCTATCCTACACACTCCTGGCCAACGGCCAACGTTAAGTTGCAGTAAAGGTTCATGGGGTCTTTTCGTCCCGTTGCGGGTAAGCGGCATCTTCACCGCTACTTCAATTTCACCGAGCTCATGGCCGAGACAGCGTCCAGATCGTTGCACCATTCGTGCAGGTCGGAACTTACCCGACAAGGAATTTCGCTACCTTAGGACCGTTATAGTTACGGCCGCCGTTTACTGGGGCTTCAATTCAGAGCTTCGAATTACTTCTAACTCCCCCTCTTAACCTTCCAGCACCGGGCAGGTGTCAGGCTATATACTGAATCTTTCGAGTTCGCATAGCCATGTGTTTTTGTTAAACAGTCGCCTGGACTTCTTCGCTGCGGCCTCTTACAAAGTAAGTAGGCGCCCCTTCTCCCGAAGTTACGGGGCTAATTTGCCTAGTTCCTTAGCCATGAATCACTCGAGCGCCTCGGGTTACTCACCCTGACCACCTGTGTCGGTTTGGGGTACGGGATCCTATAACATAATCTTAGAAGGTTTTCTTGGAAGCGTTTCGTATCGTTATCAGATTGGCCGTGGCCGCTCTGTACTGTCTTGTCTCCCCAAGTCGTGCGCATTTAACTACACAACCTATAGGTACGCAATTCAACGTACTAATCCGTCAGTACGCAGATACTTCATCACTCCGTCACTCCGTCGATGATATAGGATGCTCAGGAATTTTGACCTGATATCCATCGAGTATGCCATTCGGCAATCCCCTTAGGTCCCGGCTAACCCTGGGACGATTAGCGTCGCCCAGGAAACCTTGGTCTATCGGCGGGCAGGTTTCTCACCTGCCTTATCGTTACTTATGCCTACATTTGCTTTTCTAACCGGTCCACTGCACATCACCATGCAGCTTCAACCCCGTCAGAATGCTCCCCTACCACTCGTGCTAATGCACAAATCCATGTCTTCGGTGGATAGTTTAATGCCCGATCATTATCGATGCCCTGTCGCTCGACCAGTGAGCTGTTACGCACTCTTTGAATGAATAGCTGCTTCCAAGCTAACATCCTGGCTGTCTCAGCGACTGGACCTCCTTAGTTCAACTTAACTATCACTTGGGGACCTTAGACGATGGTCCGGGTTCT includes the following:
- a CDS encoding Rne/Rng family ribonuclease, with the translated sequence MSNELVINSTQEGSRIALMRDKGLVELHYDNDETKFQVGDIYLGVVRKVVPGLNAAFIDIGYDKDAFLHYLDLGPKVRSLLKYIKLAQGKHHKHVSENLKQFRLEPEIDKLGKINEVLKQNQKIMVQVVKEPISTKGPRLSCELSLAGRYLVLVPFSNTVNISKKITDASERRRLLKLVNSIKPENFGVIIRTVAEGQEAPELNNDLRDLVTKWGEGVEKLKVAKPREKVIGEMNRATSMLRDILNESFDSITVDDKDVYDEIRRYIQQIQPDKAGIVKHYTGKTKLFEHTGIEKQLKTLFGQTVSLGSGGYLVIEHTEALHVIDVNSGNKSNAENNQEATAFNVNLEAATEIARQLRLRDMGGIIVIDFIDMKKAEHKQKLYQHMKQEMKADRSKHTVLPLSKFGLMQITRQRVRPELSIVTKEKCPTCNGTGKITASIAIADQVEAEVMYLLEKQNGQKLKLGVHPYLYSYFTGGFPSRRMKWFFNHFKWIKIFEDSSLALSEYKFFDHHDEEISLK
- a CDS encoding tetratricopeptide repeat protein, producing the protein MGKKQYILIFSGIVLIALFALLPKAVIIDNTESVDSAPSAETHSEDDGHDHSDHDHQTDAAMGAHDKLPADTQNTLDSLEHAFSSAKASGEKSTIANTAYELLFRMNKFDQAAGWKLASYGQTKNIEELKEGADAYYQAFTFAMSEQKSAKMAKLARENYQKYIDINGEDLDAKVKIGMTYVVSEAPMKGITMIREVLAKDPEHQLALSSLGILSIQSGQFDKAIERFEKVKELYPKDMESRFYLAIALNSSGKNKEAIEEMKYISKNADTEEIRLSATQTLAEWDN
- the trxA gene encoding thioredoxin, with amino-acid sequence MSKFSNLIQNSEVPVLVDFYADWCQPCHMIAPTIRSIKTKMGDKLKVIKVNSDNNQKAMMKYQVRSIPTLILFHKGKILWRNSGVLPEFELEKILSKHIN
- the rseP gene encoding RIP metalloprotease RseP, producing the protein MDALVMAAQLIAGLSILVGIHEFGHFAAAKIFKIRVNKFYLFFDFLFPFPNLLKFSIFKFKKGDTEYGLGWFPMGGYVDIAGMIDESKGADDLESVPQPWEFRTKPAWQRLIVMMGGIIMNVITGIVIFIGMNYHNGETYIPIEEVNKYGVYASKLGEKIGIRTGDKIINANGEKVTRYSDITDGDFFFADDNYLTVLRDGKEVKVVFPKETIDWMSDKEFENMRYVYPRYPFKVKRLLEGYPAEQAGLKEGDEPIAINGVDVPYFFEFTEELSKYKEKEVTLSVKRGDQIVDLKLAVNENGKVGFEPQFNIKFESHPYTLEEAIPVGTKQAFNVIILQIKGFAKIFKGEVSASKSIQSPIGMAKIYGSVWDWNRFWTLTGLLSMVLAFMNFLPIPALDGGHVVFLTYEMITRKKPSEKVLMVAQQIGMLLLLSIMIFAFGNDIFKLFQ
- a CDS encoding HU family DNA-binding protein, producing MTKAEVITEILRKIEKRQEAQTSNAATMVEVDKEIVGQVLEDFFNVVKDKMAEGNNIYIRRFGSFVNKKRASKKGRDISRGEIIPIPEHFIPSFKPSKEFVEKIKGSDKVRLINEN
- a CDS encoding TerB family tellurite resistance protein, producing MSIIQTTQEVIQASPLATVIHSCNDVDKDSWMNYVKILLAISGADGEVSEEEMNWVFNDFLDIVGASEEQKQEIKEFDFINFDLKHELENLDIDVPMNYRRTLVYDAVMMARADEVYAKEEKEAVHNAAELLGVPFFIAKTIEGLVNTEKSLEMIRKSLFELEDDEAHPISDLKSLNMKPASVLERNTFGVRFTCEDTQLNYGYALMIIAGADGVVSDAEKDWYLNQFVRVSETPEHIAKQVVEYDYLNGDLEEVLNNLKVDVTINFQRTLLYNAIKMANADADFPEKEKEATEKAAELLGIPEDIAHTVFYLVDTEAKVLKMRSTLFDYK